The following are from one region of the Cyanobium gracile PCC 6307 genome:
- a CDS encoding histidine phosphatase family protein — MTTIQNGPAATTTGPVAVVLIRHGETTWSLSGQHTGSTDIPLTARGEAAARRLAPLLATSPFSLVLCSPLQRARRTCELAGLAAQACLEPDLVEWDYGAYEGLTTAEIQARRPSWMVFRDGCPDGESPGQVGERVDRVIGRLRQEGGRVALVAHGHLLRVFVARWIGLTPSHGAHFLLDTATLSVLSDYRGLPAVQCWNAPLAPPP, encoded by the coding sequence GTGACAACGATTCAGAACGGCCCAGCCGCCACCACCACCGGCCCCGTTGCGGTGGTCCTGATCCGCCATGGCGAGACGACATGGAGCCTCTCGGGCCAGCACACCGGCAGCACCGACATCCCCCTCACCGCACGGGGGGAGGCGGCGGCCCGCCGCCTGGCGCCGCTGCTGGCGACCAGCCCGTTCTCCCTGGTGCTGTGCAGCCCCCTGCAGCGGGCCCGGCGCACCTGCGAACTGGCGGGCCTGGCCGCCCAGGCCTGCCTCGAGCCCGATCTGGTCGAGTGGGACTACGGCGCCTACGAAGGTCTGACGACCGCGGAGATCCAGGCGCGGCGCCCCAGCTGGATGGTGTTCCGCGACGGCTGTCCGGACGGGGAGAGCCCTGGCCAGGTGGGGGAACGGGTGGACCGGGTGATCGGCCGGCTGCGGCAGGAGGGCGGCCGGGTGGCCCTGGTTGCCCACGGTCACCTGCTGCGGGTGTTCGTGGCCCGCTGGATCGGGCTGACGCCCAGCCACGGCGCCCATTTCCTGCTCGACACGGCCACCCTCTCGGTGCTCTCCGATTACCGGGGGCTGCCGGCGGTGCAGTGCTGGAACGCCCCCCTGGCTCCGCCCCCCTGA